The window AGCGTCAGCAGGCAGAACAACCGCTCCAGGTGATCCTGAAGTGTCATGTGCGTCTGTTCGAACTTGAATCCCTTGGATTTGAGGGCACGGAACAGGCACTCCACCTTCCATCTTTTCCGATACCCATTCAGAATTTTGTGTGCTGGAAGAGCGTTGCTGGCCACCAGCAACGCCTCGCCCCCTGTTGTCCATGTCATCATGACCTGCATCGGAAAGCCATAGACCTCGACATCATCCAGAAGCAATCCTTTGGCCTGTGGATGGAGGTCAGTCAGCCAATCCATGGCGGGGAGCCCATCGATTCGCGTGTCTTTCCGGAGGCGAACCGTGAGCGGGATCCCCCGCTCAGCGAGGCCCATGATCCAATCCTCGCCGATAAATTCGCGGTCGGCATAGAGGGTTTTCACATCCTGACAGTCCAGAAGATTGAGGATGTCATCGATCATCAGGAGTCGTGTGGGGGTCGAACTGTTTCCCTGATGGTCGAGGAACTCGAACAGGATGGGGACGGCCACACCCTGCCAGATGACGGCCAGAACCAGGATGTTGACATCCTGTTTCCCCAGCTTCCAGTTGGTTCGGTCGAGGACAAATTCACGCTGTCTGGGATCCGGCAGCAAAGTGAGAACGACACGGGCCAGGTCAGCAGGGCAAATGGGATGGTGATCAAAGAATCGCTCGATGCGACGAATGAGAGAAGTGGTCAGCCTGTCACCAGGCCAGCGCTCTGCGAGCGCTGCATGTCGGACGTCCTTGGCGCTGAGCAGGACGTAGACCATCATGGCGAGGAGTTCCACCTGGTTCTTGTGATAGTCCGGAAAATGGTGGGCCAGGCAGCGGGTGAATGCATTCAATTCAGTCGGAGACGCACTCTTTTATGCTGTCTGGCACTGGATTTTTCAAGCCCTCGCTAAAAGTGTCGGGTACTGAGAGGGTGGACAACACCCTGCTTGTTACGCCAGGTTAAACTGCCGATGTCCTCACAGCGCGCCTGAAGCGCAGACGGCCTTCAGAAGCCATTTAAGGACGCTCGGGACGGTGTTCAGCCTTTATAGTGCGGAACGTGAAGGCCATTATTCCTGCGGCGGGTCTGGGCACCCGGCTTCGTCCGTTGACGTTTACCCGTCCCAAACCGGTGCTGCGCGTGGCCGGGTCACCGATCATCCGCCACGCCATCGACACCCTACGCGAGGCGGGCATCTCGGCCGTGGGGATCGTGGTCTCGGAGTTCACGCGGGCGGAAATTCAGCATGCGCTGCGGCAGGTAACGGACATTCCGGTCACGCTGATCGAGCAGCGCGAACAACTGGGCCTGGGACACGCGGTCATGACGGCGCGGGAGTGGGTGGGGCAGGATGACTTCTGCGTTTACCTGGGTGACAACCTGTTCGAGTTCGGCGCAGCCCCGTTCGTGCAGGCGTTTCAGGAACGGCGCAGCGCCGCGCGCATCGCGCTGGTGGAGGTGCCCAACCCCACGGCGTTTGGCGTGGCGGAACTGGACGGCGAACGGATCATGCAGCTGGTAGAGAAACCCAAAGAACCCAGAAGCAACCTGGCGGTGGCGGGCCTGTACTGCTTCACACCGGAGGTGTTCACGGCACTGGACGGCATGCCGCCCTCGGCGCGCGGCGAGTACGAGATTACCGATGCCATTCAGCGCCTGATCGATTCGGGCGCGGAGGTCATCGGGCAGCGGGTGCAAGGGTGGTGGAAGGACACGGGCCGCCCCAGTGACCTGCTGGAGGCCAACCAGTTGCTGCTGGAGAAACTGGAGGCCAACGTGCAGGGCGAGGTGCTGAATTCACGGGTGAGCGGGCGGGTATTCCTGGCTCCATCAGCGCGGGTGGTGAACAGCCAGATTGTCGGCCCGGCGTACATTGGTGAGGACGTCCTGATCGAGAACGCCTACGTGGGCTCGTTTACCAGCATCGGCCGGGGTACGGTGATTCGCAACGCGGAAGTGGAGCACAGCGTCATCGAAGCCGAGGCACGCATCGAGAATCTGGAGACGCGCCTTCAGGAGTGCCTGATCGGCGTGCGGGCCGAGGTGCGGGGCGGGCGCACCCTGCCGCGTACGCACAAGTTGACGGTGTCGGACGCCAGTATCATCGAGCTGGCCTGAGGGCTTTCACGCCCACTCGCCGGGCAGTTCCGCCTGGCCCTGCCAGTGGGCGTGAAGTTGCTGAAGCAGGCCGACCAGATCGGCGAAGTTCAGGGGCTTGGTCAGGAAGGCTTTGGCGCCGAGGGTCTGGGCACGCTGCCGGTCGTGGCGGGCGCCGGACGTGCTCAGGACGATGACGGGCAGCACGGCCAGGGCCGGGGCCGCTTGCAGGCGGGTCAGCACCTCGAAGCCGTCCAGGTGCGGCATGTTCAGGTCGAGCAGCAGGTAATCGGGGAGGGTGCCGGCATTCAGCTGGTCTTGCAGGGTTTGCAGGGCGTCCGCG is drawn from Deinococcus fonticola and contains these coding sequences:
- a CDS encoding IS4 family transposase; this encodes MNAFTRCLAHHFPDYHKNQVELLAMMVYVLLSAKDVRHAALAERWPGDRLTTSLIRRIERFFDHHPICPADLARVVLTLLPDPRQREFVLDRTNWKLGKQDVNILVLAVIWQGVAVPILFEFLDHQGNSSTPTRLLMIDDILNLLDCQDVKTLYADREFIGEDWIMGLAERGIPLTVRLRKDTRIDGLPAMDWLTDLHPQAKGLLLDDVEVYGFPMQVMMTWTTGGEALLVASNALPAHKILNGYRKRWKVECLFRALKSKGFKFEQTHMTLQDHLERLFCLLTLAYVWCLLVGLQEECRIKKHGRRACSIITMGLRKLVRLLSRRNSQRAAQLRRLIGLLIPSQT
- a CDS encoding response regulator, which codes for MTGAHVTGRPLHLLLADDSPADLLLVEMALEASGLTYTLHAALDGADALQTLQDQLNAGTLPDYLLLDLNMPHLDGFEVLTRLQAAPALAVLPVIVLSTSGARHDRQRAQTLGAKAFLTKPLNFADLVGLLQQLHAHWQGQAELPGEWA
- a CDS encoding glucose-1-phosphate thymidylyltransferase, which translates into the protein MKAIIPAAGLGTRLRPLTFTRPKPVLRVAGSPIIRHAIDTLREAGISAVGIVVSEFTRAEIQHALRQVTDIPVTLIEQREQLGLGHAVMTAREWVGQDDFCVYLGDNLFEFGAAPFVQAFQERRSAARIALVEVPNPTAFGVAELDGERIMQLVEKPKEPRSNLAVAGLYCFTPEVFTALDGMPPSARGEYEITDAIQRLIDSGAEVIGQRVQGWWKDTGRPSDLLEANQLLLEKLEANVQGEVLNSRVSGRVFLAPSARVVNSQIVGPAYIGEDVLIENAYVGSFTSIGRGTVIRNAEVEHSVIEAEARIENLETRLQECLIGVRAEVRGGRTLPRTHKLTVSDASIIELA